The following coding sequences lie in one Halorarum halophilum genomic window:
- a CDS encoding sulfurtransferase, with protein MDTFVSAERLAYRLDDVRVVDVRDGWEYEGIGHLPGAVSIPFAEFRSRDGDAGMLPGADRWADLLSSAGIDADDEVVAYDDTHGVFAARFLVTAELYGHDTGKLHLLDGDYSAWSREHEVTTDVPDPEPTEYEPHESDESPLVTFEEVEAALADDGIVLVDTREAWEYEEGHLPGAVQLDWMELVDADSRGLKPRDELQSVLADRGIAPDRRVLLYCNTARRISHTYLVLRHLGYGNLAFYEGSLTEWEERGGAMETGA; from the coding sequence ATGGACACCTTCGTCTCGGCCGAGCGGCTGGCCTACCGCCTCGACGACGTGCGCGTCGTGGACGTCCGCGACGGCTGGGAGTACGAGGGCATCGGCCACCTCCCCGGCGCGGTCTCCATCCCGTTCGCCGAGTTCCGGAGTCGCGACGGCGACGCCGGGATGCTCCCCGGGGCCGACCGCTGGGCGGACCTCCTCTCGTCCGCCGGCATCGACGCGGACGACGAGGTCGTCGCCTACGACGACACCCACGGCGTGTTCGCCGCACGCTTCCTCGTTACTGCGGAGCTGTACGGCCACGACACTGGGAAGCTCCACCTGCTCGACGGCGACTACTCCGCCTGGAGCCGCGAGCACGAGGTGACGACCGACGTCCCCGACCCGGAGCCGACCGAGTACGAGCCACACGAGTCCGACGAGTCCCCCCTCGTCACGTTCGAGGAGGTGGAGGCGGCGCTGGCGGACGACGGGATCGTACTCGTCGACACCCGCGAGGCGTGGGAGTACGAGGAGGGCCACCTCCCGGGGGCGGTCCAGCTCGACTGGATGGAACTGGTCGACGCCGACTCGCGCGGGCTGAAACCGCGGGACGAACTCCAGTCGGTCCTCGCGGACCGGGGCATCGCGCCCGACCGTCGGGTGCTCCTCTACTGCAACACGGCGCGACGGATCAGCCACACGTACCTCGTGCTCCGGCACCTGGGGTACGGGAACCTCGCGTTCTACGAGGGGAGCCTCACCGAGTGGGAGGAGCGCGGCGGCGCGATGGAGACCGGCGCGTAA
- a CDS encoding DUF7553 family protein: protein MVRTELEEASDHLRQAAEGAEGETRDKLGEQAHRFADAATREHGPDHGWLDRHTHVVRELGEELDGEAKEHVETAVDRINTYREGVSGV from the coding sequence ATGGTTCGAACCGAACTCGAGGAGGCGAGCGATCACCTTCGCCAGGCCGCCGAGGGGGCGGAGGGGGAGACGCGGGACAAACTGGGCGAGCAGGCGCACCGCTTCGCGGACGCCGCGACCAGGGAGCACGGCCCCGACCACGGGTGGCTCGACCGCCACACGCACGTCGTCCGCGAACTGGGCGAGGAGCTGGACGGGGAGGCGAAGGAGCACGTCGAAACGGCGGTGGACCGGATCAACACCTACCGGGAGGGCGTCTCGGGGGTCTAA
- a CDS encoding sulfurtransferase, producing the protein MTDYAKDVLVSADWVEDHLDEFQSDDPEYRLVEVDVDTEAYGEGHAPGAIGFNWETQLQDQTRRDILTQEDFEELNGSHGISDDSTVVLYGDSSNWFAAYTYWQYKYYGHDDVRLLDGGRDYWVENDYPLTDEEPDFPETTYEAEEPDESIRAYRDQVSDAIDAGVPLVDVRSPEEFSGEILAPPGLQETAQRGGHIPGARNISWAATVNEDGTFKSADELQELYSEVVESGDDEIVAYCRIGERSSIAWFALHELLGEDQTVNYDGSWTEWGNLVRAPIETGEAQHD; encoded by the coding sequence ATGACAGATTACGCAAAAGACGTTCTTGTGTCGGCGGACTGGGTGGAAGATCACCTCGACGAGTTCCAGTCGGACGACCCCGAATACCGGCTGGTCGAGGTCGACGTGGACACCGAGGCGTACGGCGAGGGCCACGCTCCCGGCGCCATCGGCTTCAACTGGGAGACCCAGTTGCAGGACCAGACGCGACGCGACATCCTCACGCAGGAAGACTTCGAGGAACTGAACGGCTCGCACGGCATCAGCGACGACTCCACGGTCGTCCTGTACGGCGACTCCTCGAACTGGTTCGCGGCGTACACCTACTGGCAGTACAAGTACTACGGCCACGACGACGTCCGCCTGCTCGACGGCGGCCGCGACTACTGGGTGGAGAACGACTACCCGCTCACGGACGAGGAGCCGGACTTCCCGGAGACGACCTACGAGGCGGAGGAGCCGGACGAGTCCATCCGCGCGTACCGCGACCAGGTGAGCGACGCCATCGACGCCGGTGTCCCCCTCGTCGACGTGCGCTCGCCCGAGGAGTTCAGCGGCGAGATCCTCGCCCCGCCGGGCCTGCAGGAGACCGCCCAGCGTGGCGGCCACATCCCGGGCGCCCGCAACATCTCGTGGGCCGCGACGGTGAACGAGGACGGGACGTTCAAGAGCGCCGACGAGCTGCAGGAGCTGTACAGCGAGGTCGTCGAGTCGGGCGACGACGAGATCGTCGCCTACTGCCGCATCGGCGAGCGCTCCTCGATCGCCTGGTTCGCGCTCCACGAACTGCTCGGCGAGGACCAGACCGTCAACTACGACGGCTCCTGGACCGAGTGGGGTAACCTCGTGCGCGCGCCGATCGAGACGGGCGAGGCGCAGCACGACTGA
- a CDS encoding AI-2E family transporter, with product MQPSRRTVLAALLAAMLALTAFVLADVLATVVFAITVAYVLYPLQQALRGRGFSTRAAAVAATATAFLAILAIAVPFVYLLYSRRAEFVAFLRSIPSEIPVEVSGFSYVVETAPLLDAAVAAIRSLATSVATTAPVFALKALLLVMVVYGLLYAPTAPRVALLRLCPGEYHDVLFALHRRTANTLRAIYVLQAATAFGTFVVAFALFALLGYSSPFALAVVAGMLQFIPVLGPSIVILALAAMDVVAGNAVRALLVAGLGLFFVGFVPDAVIRPRLAGETTDLPVSVYFVGFVGGLLSLGAIGFVVGPLVVALFAEVVNLLSDGPVSEQTKLSDRPAEEGRGRSVDDPSGLSGGSVTDSLGATETADAGDGVTPTDPTDG from the coding sequence GTGCAGCCAAGTCGTCGGACCGTCCTCGCCGCGCTCCTCGCGGCGATGCTCGCGCTCACGGCGTTCGTGCTCGCCGACGTGCTCGCGACGGTCGTGTTCGCGATCACCGTCGCGTACGTCCTCTACCCGCTCCAGCAGGCGCTGAGGGGGCGTGGGTTCTCCACGCGCGCGGCGGCGGTCGCGGCGACGGCGACGGCGTTCCTCGCCATCCTCGCCATCGCGGTGCCGTTCGTCTACCTGCTCTACTCCCGACGGGCGGAGTTCGTGGCGTTCCTGCGGTCCATCCCGTCGGAGATCCCCGTCGAGGTCTCCGGGTTCTCGTACGTCGTCGAGACCGCGCCGCTCCTCGACGCCGCGGTCGCGGCGATCCGGTCGCTGGCAACGTCGGTGGCGACGACCGCGCCCGTGTTCGCGCTCAAGGCGCTCCTGCTCGTCATGGTCGTCTACGGGCTGTTGTACGCGCCCACCGCCCCCCGCGTGGCGCTGCTCCGACTCTGTCCCGGCGAGTACCACGACGTGCTGTTCGCGCTCCACCGGCGGACGGCGAACACGCTGCGGGCCATCTACGTGCTCCAGGCGGCCACGGCGTTCGGGACGTTCGTCGTCGCGTTCGCCCTCTTCGCCCTGCTCGGCTACAGTTCGCCGTTCGCGCTCGCGGTCGTCGCGGGGATGCTCCAGTTCATCCCCGTGCTCGGGCCGAGCATCGTCATCCTCGCGCTCGCGGCGATGGACGTCGTCGCCGGCAACGCCGTCCGGGCGCTGCTCGTGGCAGGGCTGGGGCTGTTCTTCGTCGGGTTCGTCCCCGACGCGGTCATCCGCCCGCGGCTCGCCGGCGAGACGACCGACCTCCCCGTGTCGGTGTACTTCGTCGGGTTCGTCGGCGGCCTGCTGTCGCTCGGCGCCATCGGGTTCGTCGTCGGCCCCCTCGTCGTCGCGCTGTTCGCTGAGGTCGTGAACCTCCTCTCGGACGGTCCCGTGAGCGAGCAGACGAAGCTCTCCGACCGACCCGCGGAGGAGGGGAGGGGGCGGTCGGTCGACGACCCGTCGGGACTGTCGGGCGGGTCGGTGACCGACTCGCTGGGCGCCACGGAGACGGCCGACGCCGGCGACGGCGTCACCCCCACCGACCCGACGGACGGGTGA
- the uvrB gene encoding excinuclease ABC subunit UvrB encodes MSESQGPLTPDRPGLDRPLRVDAPFDPAGDQPEAIEKLVSGYRGGMDKQTLLGVTGSGKTNTVSWVAEQLDRPMLVLAHNKTLAAQLYEEFKNLFPDNAVEYFVSYYDYYQPEAYVEQTDTYIDKEMSLNEEIDRLRHSATRSLLTRDDVIVVASVSAIYGLGDPANYREMSLELEVGEEVGRDELLARLVDLNYERNDVDFQQGTFRVRGDTVEIFPMYGRYAVRVEFWGDEIDRMMKVDPMQGEVVSQEPAVLIHPAEHYSIPQQRLQTAIEEIEELMERRVRRFERDGNLVAAQRIEERTTFDLEMLQEAGYCSGIENYSVHLSNRESGDAPYTLLDYFPDDFLTVIDESHQTIPQIKGQFAGDKSRKDSLVENGFRLPTAYDNRPLTFEEFEEKTDRTLYVSATPSDYEREHSEQVVEQIVRPTHLVDPAVEIASATGQVDDLMDRIDDRIERGERTLVTTLTKRMAEDLTEYLEEAGVDVAYMHDETDTLERHELVRSLRLGDIDVLVGINLLREGLDIPEVSLVAILDADQEGFLRSETTLVQTMGRAARNVNGEVVLYADDTTDSMAGAIEETRRRREIQREFNEEHGYEPRTIEKEIGETNLPGSKTDTSGVTDGDVADEEEAQARIQALEERMQEAANNLEFELAADIRDRVRELREEFELAREEEGVAPPEPGVGDAEF; translated from the coding sequence ATGAGCGAATCGCAGGGTCCGCTGACGCCGGACCGCCCCGGACTGGACCGCCCGCTTCGCGTCGACGCGCCGTTCGACCCGGCCGGCGACCAGCCCGAGGCGATCGAGAAGCTGGTCTCGGGCTACCGAGGGGGGATGGACAAGCAGACCCTCCTCGGGGTGACCGGGTCGGGGAAGACGAACACCGTTTCGTGGGTCGCGGAGCAACTTGACCGGCCGATGCTGGTGCTCGCGCACAACAAGACGCTCGCGGCCCAGCTGTACGAGGAGTTCAAGAACCTCTTCCCGGACAACGCCGTCGAGTACTTCGTCTCCTACTACGACTACTACCAGCCGGAGGCGTACGTCGAGCAGACGGACACGTACATCGACAAGGAGATGTCGCTGAACGAGGAAATCGACCGGCTGCGCCACTCGGCCACCCGGTCGCTGCTCACCCGCGACGACGTCATCGTCGTCGCGTCGGTCTCGGCCATCTACGGGCTCGGCGACCCGGCGAACTACCGCGAGATGTCGCTGGAACTCGAGGTCGGCGAGGAGGTCGGCCGCGACGAGCTCCTGGCCCGGCTCGTCGACCTGAACTACGAACGCAACGACGTGGACTTCCAGCAGGGTACCTTCCGCGTGCGCGGGGACACCGTCGAGATCTTCCCCATGTACGGCCGGTACGCCGTCCGCGTCGAGTTCTGGGGCGACGAGATCGACCGCATGATGAAGGTCGACCCGATGCAGGGCGAGGTCGTCTCCCAGGAGCCGGCGGTGCTGATCCACCCGGCAGAGCACTACTCCATCCCCCAGCAACGGCTGCAGACGGCGATCGAGGAGATCGAGGAGCTGATGGAGCGGCGCGTCCGCCGGTTCGAGCGCGACGGCAACCTCGTCGCCGCCCAGCGCATCGAGGAGCGAACCACCTTCGACCTGGAGATGCTCCAGGAGGCCGGCTACTGCTCGGGCATCGAGAACTACTCCGTCCACCTCTCGAACCGCGAGTCGGGCGACGCGCCGTACACGCTGCTCGACTACTTCCCGGACGACTTCCTGACGGTCATCGACGAGTCGCACCAGACCATCCCGCAGATCAAGGGGCAGTTCGCGGGCGACAAGTCCCGAAAGGACTCGCTCGTCGAGAACGGCTTCCGGCTCCCGACCGCCTACGACAACCGTCCGCTCACCTTCGAGGAGTTCGAGGAGAAGACGGATCGGACCCTCTACGTGAGCGCGACGCCGAGCGACTACGAGCGCGAGCACTCGGAGCAGGTGGTCGAGCAGATCGTCCGCCCGACCCACCTCGTCGACCCCGCGGTCGAGATCGCGTCCGCGACCGGGCAGGTCGACGACCTCATGGACCGCATCGACGACCGCATCGAGCGCGGCGAGCGCACGCTGGTCACGACGCTCACGAAGCGCATGGCCGAGGACCTCACGGAGTACCTCGAGGAGGCGGGCGTCGACGTCGCGTACATGCACGACGAGACGGACACGCTCGAACGCCACGAGCTGGTGCGCTCGCTCCGACTGGGCGACATCGACGTGCTCGTCGGCATCAACCTCCTCCGGGAGGGGTTGGACATCCCCGAGGTGAGCCTCGTCGCCATCCTCGACGCCGACCAGGAGGGGTTCCTCCGCTCGGAGACGACGCTCGTCCAGACGATGGGCCGGGCGGCGCGGAACGTCAACGGTGAGGTCGTCCTCTACGCCGACGACACGACCGACTCGATGGCGGGGGCCATCGAGGAGACCAGGCGCCGTCGCGAGATCCAGCGCGAGTTCAACGAGGAGCACGGCTACGAACCGCGGACGATCGAGAAGGAGATCGGCGAGACGAACCTCCCCGGCTCGAAGACCGACACCTCGGGGGTCACCGACGGCGACGTCGCCGACGAGGAGGAGGCGCAGGCGCGCATCCAGGCGCTCGAGGAGCGGATGCAGGAGGCGGCGAACAACCTCGAGTTCGAACTCGCAGCGGACATCCGCGACCGCGTCCGGGAGCTCCGCGAGGAGTTCGAACTGGCCCGCGAGGAGGAGGGCGTCGCGCCGCCGGAGCCGGGCGTCGGGGACGCCGAGTTCTGA
- a CDS encoding thiamine ABC transporter substrate-binding protein, which yields MSRTRRQFLTAAGAGGAALLAGCQADPVDDGSDTPDGGAEPTGTTTGTGTPGTADTLVVAAYPPFVDAPSTSPGAWLKRKFEEEFDATLVYQTPESELNYYLERAIQGVDFEADVYVGLDTGQLIDADNRRGEGKFTDPLFAEAGDLEGLDRVRDGLMFDPQDRAVPFDTGYISLVWNATMDGGDFVAPETFEGLTESEYEGDLIVQNPTTTATGEAFMLHTIKQFGPEGYLDYWDRLRDNGVTVLGSWSDTYSAYENEEAPMVVSYSTDQVYAAAEDKDLQKHQIRFLNDQGYANPEGMARFADSDAPRLAREFMAFMLRPEIQAGIAQRNVAFPAIDDAPLPEDYSQYAKEPPEPVTFTYDELQGNREEWTDQWARRFAGG from the coding sequence ATGAGTCGAACCAGACGTCAGTTCCTGACGGCCGCGGGCGCGGGCGGCGCGGCGCTCCTCGCCGGCTGTCAGGCCGATCCGGTCGACGACGGCAGCGACACGCCCGACGGCGGCGCCGAACCGACGGGGACGACGACGGGGACCGGGACGCCCGGAACGGCGGACACGCTCGTCGTGGCGGCGTACCCGCCGTTCGTGGACGCCCCGAGCACGAGCCCCGGCGCGTGGTTGAAGCGGAAGTTCGAGGAGGAGTTCGACGCGACGCTCGTCTACCAGACGCCCGAGAGCGAGCTGAACTACTACCTCGAGCGCGCCATCCAGGGCGTCGACTTCGAGGCCGACGTGTACGTCGGGCTGGACACCGGCCAACTCATCGACGCCGACAACCGGCGGGGCGAGGGGAAGTTCACCGACCCACTGTTCGCCGAGGCCGGTGATCTGGAGGGGCTCGACCGCGTCCGCGACGGGCTCATGTTCGACCCGCAGGACCGGGCCGTGCCGTTCGACACCGGCTACATCTCGCTCGTCTGGAACGCCACGATGGACGGCGGCGACTTCGTCGCCCCGGAGACGTTCGAGGGGCTGACCGAGTCCGAGTACGAGGGCGACCTCATCGTCCAGAACCCCACGACGACCGCGACCGGCGAGGCGTTCATGCTCCACACGATCAAGCAGTTCGGCCCCGAGGGTTACCTCGACTACTGGGACCGCCTCCGTGACAACGGGGTGACGGTGCTCGGGAGCTGGTCGGACACCTACAGCGCCTACGAGAACGAGGAGGCGCCGATGGTCGTCTCCTACTCCACCGACCAGGTGTACGCGGCCGCCGAAGACAAGGACCTCCAGAAGCACCAGATCCGATTCCTGAACGACCAGGGGTACGCGAACCCCGAAGGGATGGCCCGCTTCGCCGACAGCGACGCCCCGCGGCTCGCCCGGGAGTTCATGGCGTTCATGCTCCGGCCCGAGATCCAGGCCGGCATCGCCCAGCGCAACGTGGCCTTCCCCGCCATCGACGACGCCCCGCTGCCCGAGGACTACTCGCAGTACGCGAAGGAGCCGCCGGAACCGGTCACCTTCACGTACGACGAGTTGCAAGGAAATCGCGAGGAATGGACCGACCAGTGGGCGCGGCGCTTCGCCGGCGGGTGA
- a CDS encoding stage II sporulation protein M, whose translation MSTDRSPSLSDALTAAGRVLVDHPVAVVSAYLLATAVVPVARVPFLAAFAAAVGLLASMGRIEPLVQALADQEAVLTEGGGQGEGSIPGGFGEGFGGGGGSDPALSPELQSAVDGLLIPEVGALLVAGLVVTAVVALLAQSVASAVTYGTLWAAIDERPPLVDGVATAGRWRSYLGLVLVRIAVVGLAVAVPLAVGVLLGGAAGLAVGGLLALAGLLVVLATLLLLAFSGPAVVVDGVGAMGAIRGSVGFVRRNPGVTVAFVLVAAGAYVGASILVGLLNVAGAGRIGGVILALAVAPLLDAFATALYAGRGLPAAADRRTVGSRLRGGVRGGWRELWRFVRHHPIANVLGALLIVAGIAGGYAYTAPMGVSIPPPADVAGVFGVVPIGPFANIAANNWLVSAGTAFGGLAFGVPAAASLLFNGVLIGALAGLFDRLAFIALVAPHGVLELPAIAVAGGLGLHLGVVGWRAVRGQSDAAAVAAELRRATWVLVGLALVLVLASFVEAFLTPRIAAYVLG comes from the coding sequence ATGTCCACCGACCGGTCCCCGTCGCTCTCCGACGCGCTGACCGCAGCGGGTCGCGTGCTCGTGGACCACCCCGTCGCCGTCGTGTCGGCCTACCTCCTCGCGACCGCGGTCGTGCCGGTCGCCCGCGTCCCGTTCCTGGCCGCGTTCGCGGCCGCCGTCGGCCTGCTCGCCTCCATGGGCCGGATCGAGCCGCTGGTCCAGGCGCTCGCCGACCAGGAGGCCGTCCTGACCGAGGGTGGCGGGCAGGGCGAGGGCAGTATCCCCGGCGGGTTCGGTGAGGGATTCGGCGGTGGCGGCGGTTCCGATCCGGCGCTCTCCCCGGAGCTCCAGTCCGCCGTCGACGGGCTCCTGATTCCGGAGGTCGGCGCGCTACTCGTCGCCGGTCTCGTCGTCACCGCGGTCGTGGCGCTGCTCGCGCAGTCGGTCGCCAGCGCCGTCACCTACGGCACCCTCTGGGCCGCGATCGACGAGCGGCCGCCGCTGGTCGACGGCGTCGCCACCGCCGGCCGGTGGCGGTCGTACCTCGGGCTGGTGCTCGTCCGCATCGCCGTCGTCGGGCTCGCCGTCGCCGTCCCGCTCGCGGTCGGCGTCCTGCTCGGCGGCGCCGCCGGGCTGGCAGTCGGCGGCCTCCTCGCGCTCGCCGGGCTGCTCGTCGTGCTGGCGACGCTGCTGCTGCTGGCGTTCTCCGGTCCGGCGGTCGTCGTCGACGGCGTCGGCGCGATGGGGGCGATCAGGGGGAGCGTGGGGTTCGTCCGCCGGAACCCTGGGGTGACGGTCGCGTTCGTGCTCGTGGCCGCCGGGGCGTACGTCGGGGCGTCGATCCTCGTCGGACTGCTGAACGTCGCCGGCGCGGGTCGAATCGGCGGGGTGATCCTCGCGCTCGCGGTCGCGCCGCTGCTGGACGCCTTCGCCACCGCGCTCTACGCCGGCCGGGGGCTCCCGGCGGCCGCCGACCGACGGACGGTCGGGAGTCGCCTCCGGGGCGGCGTCCGCGGCGGCTGGCGCGAACTGTGGCGCTTCGTCCGCCACCACCCGATTGCGAACGTCCTCGGGGCGCTCCTCATCGTCGCCGGCATCGCCGGCGGCTACGCGTACACGGCGCCGATGGGCGTCTCGATCCCGCCGCCGGCGGACGTCGCGGGCGTGTTCGGCGTGGTCCCCATCGGCCCGTTCGCGAACATCGCCGCGAACAACTGGCTCGTCTCCGCCGGCACGGCCTTCGGTGGGCTGGCGTTCGGCGTCCCCGCGGCCGCGTCGCTGCTGTTCAACGGGGTGCTCATCGGGGCGCTCGCCGGCCTGTTCGACCGGCTGGCGTTCATCGCACTCGTCGCGCCGCACGGCGTCCTCGAGCTCCCGGCCATCGCCGTCGCCGGCGGCCTCGGCCTTCACCTGGGCGTCGTTGGGTGGCGCGCGGTCCGCGGCCAGTCGGACGCCGCCGCGGTCGCCGCGGAGCTCCGGCGGGCGACGTGGGTGCTCGTCGGCCTCGCGCTGGTGCTGGTGCTCGCCTCGTTCGTCGAGGCGTTCCTGACGCCGAGGATCGCGGCGTACGTGCTGGGGTGA
- a CDS encoding transcription antitermination protein translates to MDGDTLLSDLRDDHETALSRLGSSKSLYALTGGEMAADAVREAAAAEAEAAAKRFEAWSADEASGDAAALFGDVAEDARDHRDAVAPNGFDADDAREFPEYGVLADLQSTPARAGGLLARCLLGDARAGQMVGFFVGNADPTAADDFRGVRNDVSDRLDDAADLLDAVCETDEEWDEAREAADAVVEAAYDDYVETLEGMGVKPKNVC, encoded by the coding sequence ATGGACGGCGACACCCTTCTCTCCGACCTGCGCGACGACCACGAGACGGCGCTCTCGCGGTTAGGCTCCTCGAAATCGCTGTACGCCCTGACCGGCGGCGAGATGGCGGCGGACGCGGTCCGCGAGGCCGCGGCGGCGGAGGCCGAAGCGGCCGCCAAGCGGTTCGAGGCCTGGAGCGCCGACGAGGCCAGCGGCGACGCGGCGGCCCTGTTCGGCGACGTCGCCGAGGACGCCCGGGACCACCGCGACGCCGTCGCCCCGAACGGTTTCGACGCCGACGACGCCCGGGAGTTCCCCGAGTACGGCGTGCTCGCGGACCTGCAGTCGACGCCCGCCCGCGCCGGCGGCCTGCTGGCGCGCTGCCTGCTCGGGGACGCGCGGGCCGGGCAGATGGTCGGCTTCTTCGTCGGCAACGCGGACCCGACCGCGGCCGACGACTTCCGGGGCGTCCGGAACGACGTCTCGGACCGCCTCGACGACGCCGCGGACCTGCTCGACGCCGTGTGCGAGACCGACGAGGAGTGGGACGAGGCGCGCGAGGCGGCCGACGCGGTCGTCGAGGCGGCCTACGACGACTACGTCGAGACGCTCGAGGGGATGGGCGTGAAGCCGAAGAACGTCTGCTAG